One window of the Pelmatolapia mariae isolate MD_Pm_ZW linkage group LG15, Pm_UMD_F_2, whole genome shotgun sequence genome contains the following:
- the aida gene encoding axin interactor, dorsalization-associated protein isoform X2, whose translation MSDVNKTIQKWHASFKKGTDFDSWGQLVEAIDEYQILARQLQKEVQSTNSSDFTEEQKKTLAKIATCLEMRSASLQCTQSKEEFNLEDLKKLETIIKNLLTYNKEFPFDVQPVPLRKIFAPGEEENLELEEEEDATAGAGSTEAFPPRAPALQGTLLPRLPSEPGMTLLTIRIEKIGLKDAGQCIDPYMTISVKDVNGVDLNPVQDTPVATRKEDTYIHFSVDVEIQKHVEKLPKGAAIFFEFKHYKPKKRFTSTKCFAFMEMDEIKPGPIVIELYKKPTDFKRKKLQLLTKKPLYLHLHQTLHKDS comes from the exons ATGTCTGATGTCAACAAGACTATTCAGAAATGGCACGCCAGTTTTAAGAAAGGCACAGACTTTGACTCGTGGGGACAATTAGTGGAGGCTATAGATGAGTACCAAAT TTTGGCAAGACAACTGcaaaaagaagtccagtcaACAAATTCATCAGACTTCACCGAAGAGCAGAAG aaaactcTGGCAAAGATTGCAACATGTCTGGAGATGAGAAGTGCCAGTTTGCAG TGCACTCAGTCAAAGGAAGAGTTCAACTTAGAAGACCTGAAGAAACTGGAAACCA TAATTAAAAATCTACTCACCTACAACAAAGAGTTTCCATTCGATGTTCAGCCGGTGCCGTTGAG GAAAATCTTTGCTCCAGGTGAAGAGGAGAACCTCgagctggaagaggaggaggatgccACAGCAGGAGCAGGTTCAACAGAAGCTTTTCCACCACGAGCTCCTG CTTTGCAAG GTACCTTGTTGCCACGGTTACCCTCAGAGCCTGGGATGACGCTACTTACAATAAGGATTGAAAAAATTGGGTTAAAGGACGCCGGACAGTGCATTGATCCTTACATGACCATCAGTGTCAAAG ATGTAAACGGCGTCGATCTGAACCCGGTGCAGGATACCCCCGTGGCCACCAGAAAGGAAGACACGTACATTCACTTCAGTGTGGACGTGGAGATCCAGAAGCATGTGGAGAAATTACCAAAAG GAGCAGCTATCTTCTTTGAATTCAAGCACTACAAACCCAAAAAGAGGTTCACCAGCACAAAGTGTTTTGCCTTTATGGAAATGGACGAGATCAAACCGGGGCCGATCGTAATTGAGCT GTACAAGAAGCCCACGGactttaagaggaagaaactgcAGCTTCTCACAAAGAAACCACTTTATCTCCATCTTCATCAGACGTTACACAAAGACAGCTAA
- the aida gene encoding axin interactor, dorsalization-associated protein isoform X1, which translates to MSDVNKTIQKWHASFKKGTDFDSWGQLVEAIDEYQILARQLQKEVQSTNSSDFTEEQKKTLAKIATCLEMRSASLQCTQSKEEFNLEDLKKLETIIKNLLTYNKEFPFDVQPVPLRKIFAPGEEENLELEEEEDATAGAGSTEAFPPRAPAALQGTLLPRLPSEPGMTLLTIRIEKIGLKDAGQCIDPYMTISVKDVNGVDLNPVQDTPVATRKEDTYIHFSVDVEIQKHVEKLPKGAAIFFEFKHYKPKKRFTSTKCFAFMEMDEIKPGPIVIELYKKPTDFKRKKLQLLTKKPLYLHLHQTLHKDS; encoded by the exons ATGTCTGATGTCAACAAGACTATTCAGAAATGGCACGCCAGTTTTAAGAAAGGCACAGACTTTGACTCGTGGGGACAATTAGTGGAGGCTATAGATGAGTACCAAAT TTTGGCAAGACAACTGcaaaaagaagtccagtcaACAAATTCATCAGACTTCACCGAAGAGCAGAAG aaaactcTGGCAAAGATTGCAACATGTCTGGAGATGAGAAGTGCCAGTTTGCAG TGCACTCAGTCAAAGGAAGAGTTCAACTTAGAAGACCTGAAGAAACTGGAAACCA TAATTAAAAATCTACTCACCTACAACAAAGAGTTTCCATTCGATGTTCAGCCGGTGCCGTTGAG GAAAATCTTTGCTCCAGGTGAAGAGGAGAACCTCgagctggaagaggaggaggatgccACAGCAGGAGCAGGTTCAACAGAAGCTTTTCCACCACGAGCTCCTG CAGCTTTGCAAG GTACCTTGTTGCCACGGTTACCCTCAGAGCCTGGGATGACGCTACTTACAATAAGGATTGAAAAAATTGGGTTAAAGGACGCCGGACAGTGCATTGATCCTTACATGACCATCAGTGTCAAAG ATGTAAACGGCGTCGATCTGAACCCGGTGCAGGATACCCCCGTGGCCACCAGAAAGGAAGACACGTACATTCACTTCAGTGTGGACGTGGAGATCCAGAAGCATGTGGAGAAATTACCAAAAG GAGCAGCTATCTTCTTTGAATTCAAGCACTACAAACCCAAAAAGAGGTTCACCAGCACAAAGTGTTTTGCCTTTATGGAAATGGACGAGATCAAACCGGGGCCGATCGTAATTGAGCT GTACAAGAAGCCCACGGactttaagaggaagaaactgcAGCTTCTCACAAAGAAACCACTTTATCTCCATCTTCATCAGACGTTACACAAAGACAGCTAA
- the aida gene encoding axin interactor, dorsalization-associated protein isoform X3, with product MSDVNKTIQKWHASFKKGTDFDSWGQLVEAIDEYQILARQLQKEVQSTNSSDFTEEQKKTLAKIATCLEMRSASLQCTQSKEEFNLEDLKKLETIIKNLLTYNKEFPFDVQPVPLRKIFAPGEEENLELEEEEDATAGAGSTEAFPPRAPGTLLPRLPSEPGMTLLTIRIEKIGLKDAGQCIDPYMTISVKDVNGVDLNPVQDTPVATRKEDTYIHFSVDVEIQKHVEKLPKGAAIFFEFKHYKPKKRFTSTKCFAFMEMDEIKPGPIVIELYKKPTDFKRKKLQLLTKKPLYLHLHQTLHKDS from the exons ATGTCTGATGTCAACAAGACTATTCAGAAATGGCACGCCAGTTTTAAGAAAGGCACAGACTTTGACTCGTGGGGACAATTAGTGGAGGCTATAGATGAGTACCAAAT TTTGGCAAGACAACTGcaaaaagaagtccagtcaACAAATTCATCAGACTTCACCGAAGAGCAGAAG aaaactcTGGCAAAGATTGCAACATGTCTGGAGATGAGAAGTGCCAGTTTGCAG TGCACTCAGTCAAAGGAAGAGTTCAACTTAGAAGACCTGAAGAAACTGGAAACCA TAATTAAAAATCTACTCACCTACAACAAAGAGTTTCCATTCGATGTTCAGCCGGTGCCGTTGAG GAAAATCTTTGCTCCAGGTGAAGAGGAGAACCTCgagctggaagaggaggaggatgccACAGCAGGAGCAGGTTCAACAGAAGCTTTTCCACCACGAGCTCCTG GTACCTTGTTGCCACGGTTACCCTCAGAGCCTGGGATGACGCTACTTACAATAAGGATTGAAAAAATTGGGTTAAAGGACGCCGGACAGTGCATTGATCCTTACATGACCATCAGTGTCAAAG ATGTAAACGGCGTCGATCTGAACCCGGTGCAGGATACCCCCGTGGCCACCAGAAAGGAAGACACGTACATTCACTTCAGTGTGGACGTGGAGATCCAGAAGCATGTGGAGAAATTACCAAAAG GAGCAGCTATCTTCTTTGAATTCAAGCACTACAAACCCAAAAAGAGGTTCACCAGCACAAAGTGTTTTGCCTTTATGGAAATGGACGAGATCAAACCGGGGCCGATCGTAATTGAGCT GTACAAGAAGCCCACGGactttaagaggaagaaactgcAGCTTCTCACAAAGAAACCACTTTATCTCCATCTTCATCAGACGTTACACAAAGACAGCTAA